A single window of Sulfurimonas crateris DNA harbors:
- the queC gene encoding 7-cyano-7-deazaguanine synthase QueC produces MITKKKIALCIMSGGMDSTLSAYMMKKRGYEIVALHFNYEQRTQKKELECFHAICDELKVSNRYVLDLDFFAQIGASALTDTNIDVPTGGLEEGIPVTYVPFRNGIFLSMAAAIAEKEGAEAIAIGVVEEDSSGYPDCRESFIESMQQSINLGTKDETNIVIEMPLVHLKKSQIVKQALELEAALHLTWSCYKSEDKACGVCDSCRLRLRGFEEAGAEDPIEYR; encoded by the coding sequence ATGATAACAAAAAAGAAAATAGCGCTCTGCATTATGAGCGGAGGTATGGATTCTACACTTAGTGCTTATATGATGAAAAAAAGGGGCTATGAGATAGTAGCTCTTCACTTTAATTATGAGCAAAGAACGCAAAAAAAAGAGCTTGAATGCTTTCATGCAATATGCGACGAGTTAAAAGTCTCAAACAGATATGTTTTGGATCTGGACTTTTTTGCCCAGATCGGTGCTTCGGCTCTTACTGATACAAACATAGATGTTCCAACGGGCGGACTTGAAGAGGGCATACCTGTAACATACGTGCCTTTTAGAAACGGCATATTTTTAAGTATGGCAGCGGCAATAGCCGAAAAAGAGGGTGCTGAGGCAATAGCAATAGGCGTAGTAGAGGAGGATAGCAGCGGCTATCCTGACTGCAGAGAATCTTTTATAGAGAGTATGCAGCAAAGCATTAATCTAGGCACAAAAGATGAGACAAATATTGTGATCGAAATGCCTCTGGTACATCTGAAAAAATCTCAGATAGTCAAACAAGCATTAGAGCTTGAAGCTGCGCTTCATCTTACTTGGAGCTGTTACAAGAGCGAAGATAAGGCATGCGGAGTCTGTGACAGCTGTCGCTTAAGATTAAGAGGCTTTGAAGAAGCCGGAGCAGAAGACCCGATTGAGTACCGATAA
- a CDS encoding M48 family metallopeptidase, whose protein sequence is MSTDKIRFNDLEILHLCKPSLKNSYISVKKNGAITLKTPKVSGTYIENLLLKKESWIRKQLKVAEENPPQTFNLQDEILLFGEVLSIDCYDALELRESLCKIDISNTKSVIRCYDRYYSSYAKSYITQRAEHYSKEMGLEYSTLKFRKMRSRWGSCSSKRVITFNTELIKIDKRLIDFVVVHELAHLVHMNHSKKFHDLVSLYTPNSRVLNQELKRLSLWL, encoded by the coding sequence TTGAGTACCGATAAAATACGATTTAACGATCTGGAGATACTGCATCTCTGCAAACCAAGTCTAAAAAATAGCTATATCAGCGTAAAAAAAAACGGCGCTATTACGCTTAAAACCCCAAAAGTATCGGGCACATATATAGAGAACCTTCTTTTAAAAAAAGAGAGCTGGATAAGAAAGCAGTTAAAAGTAGCGGAAGAGAACCCGCCACAAACATTCAATCTTCAAGATGAGATACTTCTGTTTGGGGAAGTTCTTAGCATTGACTGCTATGATGCACTTGAACTCAGAGAGAGCCTGTGTAAAATAGATATATCAAATACAAAGAGTGTGATTAGGTGTTACGACAGATATTACAGCTCATACGCAAAGAGCTATATAACGCAAAGAGCAGAGCACTACTCAAAAGAGATGGGACTTGAGTACAGCACTCTTAAGTTTAGAAAGATGAGAAGTAGATGGGGAAGCTGCAGCTCAAAGAGAGTTATAACCTTCAACACAGAGCTTATAAAGATAGACAAAAGGCTTATTGATTTTGTAGTTGTTCATGAGTTGGCTCATCTGGTGCATATGAACCACTCCAAAAAATTTCATGATCTGGTTAGTCTATATACTCCGAATTCTCGCGTATTGAATCAAGAGTTAAAACGTCTCTCTCTTTGGCTCTAA
- the lptA gene encoding lipopolysaccharide transport periplasmic protein LptA: MKKTIFLTIFLASSLFSQELKVKAKLFNADQKTGVSVFEGDVNIIRGSDELNASMVTIYTNEKQEPTKFVAEGDASFKIKTEEGARYEGKAQKVVYLPIEKEYHFFKEVHLKQINEKKEIIGEEVILKTIEGKAYAKGAEKEPVIMIFNMAQDSNKSKND; this comes from the coding sequence ATGAAAAAAACAATTTTTTTAACAATTTTTTTAGCGTCATCGCTGTTTTCACAGGAGCTGAAGGTAAAAGCCAAGCTTTTTAATGCGGATCAAAAAACGGGGGTGTCTGTTTTTGAGGGTGATGTTAATATAATAAGAGGCAGTGATGAACTAAACGCATCAATGGTCACTATATACACCAACGAGAAGCAAGAGCCTACAAAGTTTGTTGCCGAGGGAGACGCCTCTTTTAAGATAAAGACAGAAGAGGGTGCGCGCTATGAAGGAAAAGCTCAAAAAGTTGTATATCTTCCTATAGAAAAAGAGTACCACTTTTTTAAAGAGGTTCACCTAAAACAGATCAATGAAAAAAAAGAGATCATAGGAGAAGAGGTCATTCTTAAAACCATAGAGGGCAAAGCTTACGCAAAAGGTGCGGAAAAAGAGCCTGTTATTATGATATTTAACATGGCACAAGATAGCAATAAGAGCAAAAATGATTGA
- the hisB gene encoding imidazoleglycerol-phosphate dehydratase HisB, whose product MITKSRKTKETDITILLSLNGEGKSKINTGVGFLDHMLESFSKHSLIDLDISCKGDTHIDDHHSVEDVGIVLGSLLAEAIYPVKNMERFGSANIVMDEACVSCDLDLSNRPYLVYEVSVTGKVGQFDTELVEEFFRAFVLNARISTHIVALRGKNKHHIIEAAFKSLAVALRRAMQTNERVGIPSTKDML is encoded by the coding sequence ATGATTACCAAAAGTAGAAAAACAAAAGAGACGGATATAACAATTTTACTCTCTCTTAACGGAGAGGGAAAAAGCAAGATAAACACAGGCGTAGGTTTCTTGGATCATATGCTTGAGAGCTTCTCTAAGCACTCGCTGATCGATCTGGATATATCATGCAAAGGCGATACACATATAGATGACCACCACAGTGTAGAGGATGTCGGAATCGTTCTTGGCTCTCTTTTGGCAGAAGCGATATATCCGGTTAAAAATATGGAACGCTTCGGAAGTGCAAATATAGTAATGGATGAAGCTTGTGTAAGCTGTGACCTTGATCTGAGCAACCGTCCGTATCTGGTTTATGAAGTGAGTGTTACCGGCAAAGTAGGACAGTTTGACACGGAGCTTGTTGAAGAGTTTTTTAGAGCCTTTGTCCTAAATGCAAGAATTAGTACTCACATAGTGGCTCTTAGAGGTAAAAACAAACATCATATAATCGAAGCTGCTTTTAAATCGCTTGCCGTCGCCCTTCGCCGTGCGATGCAAACCAATGAGAGAGTCGGTATTCCAAGCACGAAAGATATGCTGTGA
- the ybeY gene encoding rRNA maturation RNase YbeY yields MIELDNRTTLNIDTKTIEAIADSLTNKEIELIITDSKEMREINKEHRNIDKDTDVLSFPYQEMPLSPLGSIVVSSSYLEKNSKEFGHSINDELALLFIHGMLHLLGYDHETDNGEMRVKEAELIEKFDLPKSLIIRTEG; encoded by the coding sequence ATGATTGAACTAGATAACAGAACCACATTAAATATTGATACAAAAACAATAGAGGCTATAGCAGACTCTTTGACAAACAAAGAGATAGAGCTTATTATCACCGACTCAAAAGAGATGAGAGAGATAAATAAAGAGCATCGAAATATAGACAAAGACACGGACGTACTTAGTTTTCCGTATCAAGAGATGCCCCTAAGCCCGCTTGGAAGCATTGTCGTCTCATCATCTTATCTTGAGAAGAACTCAAAAGAGTTCGGACATAGCATAAACGATGAACTTGCACTTCTTTTTATTCATGGAATGCTGCATCTTCTAGGGTATGACCATGAGACAGACAACGGTGAGATGCGAGTAAAAGAGGCAGAGCTTATTGAGAAATTTGATCTGCCAAAAAGTTTAATTATTAGAACAGAAGGATAA
- the mrdA gene encoding penicillin-binding protein 2 codes for MKIKFILFIFIATWLALLVRVFMLSVESNTYYEKLSYDNTIKTEQIPPVRGEILDINNKPVAINELGFKVQLAPHLTLKKNQHIFDEEINNLLKLLPNLDKEKMIKNYKKADSYYNHNFIDIVDFVSYEEIMPVYSILNLREKINIVSSPKRFYPYNEVAAHSIGYVARANKSDIKDDKLQELIGYTGKSGIEKYYNTYLQGEAGKREIKVNANNQEIEELSSEPAVENRKLKLNIDIELQKYISSLFVKKSGAVVVMGLDGAILSASSFPEYDLNTFVAGISHEEWDRLSNSLEKPFTNKLVHGLYPPGSVIKTGLGLIYITAPEIGPNWGVYCTASMPLGKRVFRCWKKDGHGNTGITKAIRESCDDYFYKGSIQLGIKKMSDGLIRYGLGRKTGVDLPNEFIGTVPSREWKRKKYNKAWYIGETVNTSIGQGDFLTTPMQMAQFTALMATAKLPKPHFAKMIGDEEVKPEFEEVLDEDELRKLPIIQKAMYEVCNYPSGTATNYLSSKVKIAGKTGTAQVVGILQDIEERELEHEMEYYTRSHAWFATYGPYEDPKYVVLVMVEHGGHGGAAAGKIVSNIYNKLLEMGYIKK; via the coding sequence ATGAAAATAAAGTTTATTCTTTTTATATTTATTGCAACATGGCTGGCACTTTTGGTAAGAGTTTTTATGCTCTCGGTCGAATCCAATACCTACTATGAAAAGCTATCTTACGACAATACTATAAAAACCGAACAGATACCGCCGGTAAGAGGTGAGATACTAGATATTAACAACAAGCCCGTAGCAATAAATGAACTCGGTTTTAAAGTGCAGCTTGCCCCGCATCTTACTCTTAAAAAGAATCAACATATTTTTGATGAGGAGATAAACAATCTTCTTAAGCTTCTGCCAAATTTAGACAAAGAGAAGATGATAAAAAACTACAAGAAAGCTGACTCCTACTACAATCACAACTTTATAGACATCGTAGATTTTGTCTCATACGAAGAGATCATGCCTGTCTACTCTATCCTAAATCTTAGAGAAAAGATAAACATCGTATCATCTCCAAAAAGATTTTATCCCTACAACGAAGTAGCTGCACACTCTATCGGATATGTGGCGCGTGCCAATAAAAGCGACATCAAAGATGACAAACTTCAAGAGCTTATAGGCTACACTGGTAAATCAGGCATTGAGAAGTATTACAACACATATCTGCAGGGAGAGGCAGGAAAAAGAGAGATAAAGGTAAATGCGAACAACCAGGAGATAGAAGAGCTATCAAGTGAGCCGGCAGTAGAAAACAGAAAGCTGAAACTAAACATAGATATTGAGCTTCAGAAATATATCTCTTCGCTCTTTGTGAAAAAGTCCGGTGCTGTTGTTGTTATGGGTCTAGATGGCGCTATATTGTCTGCAAGCAGTTTTCCTGAGTATGACCTAAACACATTTGTTGCAGGTATTAGCCATGAAGAGTGGGACAGACTCTCAAACAGCTTGGAAAAACCTTTTACAAACAAACTTGTCCATGGGCTATATCCTCCAGGCTCTGTCATAAAAACAGGGCTTGGACTTATCTACATAACAGCACCTGAGATAGGTCCCAACTGGGGAGTGTACTGTACGGCATCTATGCCTCTTGGCAAAAGGGTGTTTAGATGCTGGAAAAAGGACGGACACGGTAACACCGGTATAACAAAAGCCATAAGAGAGAGTTGTGATGACTACTTCTATAAAGGCAGTATTCAGCTTGGCATAAAAAAGATGAGTGATGGGCTTATCAGATACGGTCTTGGCAGAAAAACAGGCGTTGACCTGCCTAATGAGTTTATAGGCACCGTTCCATCAAGAGAGTGGAAGAGAAAAAAATACAACAAAGCTTGGTATATAGGAGAAACCGTAAACACGTCGATCGGGCAGGGTGATTTTTTGACAACGCCTATGCAGATGGCACAATTTACGGCACTTATGGCTACTGCAAAACTTCCAAAACCACATTTTGCAAAGATGATAGGAGATGAAGAAGTTAAGCCTGAGTTCGAAGAAGTTCTTGATGAAGATGAGCTGAGAAAGCTCCCTATTATCCAAAAAGCGATGTATGAGGTATGTAACTATCCAAGCGGAACCGCTACAAACTATCTCAGCTCCAAAGTTAAGATCGCAGGCAAGACAGGAACAGCACAGGTCGTTGGAATTCTTCAGGACATCGAAGAGAGAGAGCTAGAGCATGAGATGGAGTACTATACACGTTCACATGCATGGTTCGCAACTTACGGACCTTATGAAGACCCTAAATACGTGGTTTTAGTAATGGTCGAACATGGCGGACACGGCGGTGCGGCAGCAGGTAAGATCGTCTCAAATATTTACAATAAACTTTTAGAGATGGGATACATTAAAAAGTAG
- the yihA gene encoding ribosome biogenesis GTP-binding protein YihA/YsxC — protein MIDIVDAKFVTSAADINGAPTSEEQNEVVFMARSNVGKSSLLNALSNHKGLAKVSSTPGKTRLINYFDVTFMDRDDSSKTVVKFVDLPGFGYAKVSKSIKYDWEKNLTDYISQRKQIKLFIHLIDCRHPHLDIDKSVSDFLLEHADETQQIMQIFTKIDKLNQKEQNALKKEFPQALMVSSSKKRGLQKIVTIIYDILKGAADE, from the coding sequence ATGATTGATATTGTTGATGCAAAATTTGTCACATCGGCAGCAGATATAAATGGTGCGCCGACAAGTGAAGAGCAAAATGAAGTTGTTTTTATGGCGCGCTCAAACGTCGGCAAAAGCTCACTGCTTAACGCCCTTAGTAACCACAAAGGTTTGGCTAAAGTCTCTTCTACACCTGGAAAAACAAGACTTATAAACTATTTTGACGTAACCTTTATGGATAGAGATGATTCATCAAAAACCGTAGTAAAGTTTGTAGATTTGCCAGGTTTTGGATATGCAAAAGTGTCAAAATCAATAAAGTATGATTGGGAGAAGAATCTAACTGACTATATCTCCCAAAGAAAACAGATAAAACTTTTTATTCATCTAATTGACTGTAGACATCCGCACTTGGATATTGACAAATCTGTAAGCGATTTTTTACTTGAACATGCTGATGAAACACAGCAGATAATGCAGATTTTTACAAAAATAGATAAATTGAACCAGAAAGAGCAAAATGCTCTTAAAAAAGAGTTCCCTCAGGCCTTGATGGTTTCAAGCTCAAAGAAGAGAGGTCTGCAGAAGATCGTGACAATAATTTACGATATTTTAAAGGGAGCGGCAGATGAGTGA
- a CDS encoding putative motility protein, giving the protein MDVSSSGATAPSSTHIEVMKKAMDTQEQQVLKILESSNEQSQKAAAQKNGLGINLNITA; this is encoded by the coding sequence ATGGATGTTTCATCTTCAGGAGCAACGGCTCCATCTTCGACACATATCGAAGTTATGAAAAAAGCTATGGATACACAAGAACAGCAAGTTTTAAAAATACTAGAGAGTTCTAATGAGCAGTCTCAAAAGGCAGCGGCTCAAAAAAATGGTTTGGGTATTAACCTAAATATTACCGCTTAA
- a CDS encoding N-acetyltransferase yields the protein MSEAQFCKAKLSDIQNMQTLVIPEVESGLILARSSDEIATNIRSYILAKEDGEIVGFCALHIHTPALAEIRSLVVKESKRGRRIGEGLVLRAIEEARTLGLQKVLSLTYRQKFFENLGFVEIPKESLPEHKIWADCIKCKHFPVCNEVSLIKTL from the coding sequence ATGAGTGAAGCCCAGTTTTGTAAAGCAAAATTATCAGACATCCAAAATATGCAAACACTCGTTATACCCGAAGTTGAATCAGGTCTCATCTTAGCTAGAAGTTCAGATGAGATAGCAACAAATATAAGGTCGTATATCCTTGCAAAAGAGGATGGCGAGATCGTCGGCTTCTGTGCTTTGCATATTCATACGCCCGCACTTGCCGAGATTAGATCACTTGTGGTCAAAGAGAGCAAAAGAGGGCGCCGTATTGGAGAGGGTTTAGTACTCAGAGCAATAGAGGAGGCTAGAACTCTCGGTCTGCAAAAAGTATTAAGCTTGACCTACAGACAGAAGTTTTTTGAGAACCTCGGGTTTGTCGAAATTCCAAAAGAGTCACTCCCAGAACATAAGATCTGGGCTGACTGCATTAAGTGTAAACACTTTCCTGTATGCAACGAAGTATCTCTCATCAAAACTCTTTAA
- a CDS encoding septal ring lytic transglycosylase RlpA family protein, which translates to MSKISFFTTLILVLLLATGCSTRGTRTYTNAGETKTYSSDSRSHSPVINQKDYKHPTMRPYVIRGKKYYPTVVNVGDKFSGNASWYGPDFHGKLTSNGETYNMYDMTAAHKTLPMNTIVKVTNKKNGLSTVVRINDRGPFIATRIIDLSNTAAKKIDMINDGTAPVTVEVLGFHSKGQRKVPLQEQLKDAPQDQQSDGFALQIASFSRFEGALLTQKKYDDTDGYKTIIKDMQTQNGRMFKVWLKGFRSEQEARDYKSLGHFKDSFIVRED; encoded by the coding sequence TAGAACATACACAAATGCAGGTGAGACAAAAACATACTCTTCAGACAGCAGATCTCACAGCCCTGTTATCAATCAAAAAGACTACAAGCATCCTACGATGAGACCTTATGTCATAAGAGGGAAGAAGTACTATCCAACGGTCGTAAATGTAGGTGACAAGTTTAGCGGCAATGCAAGCTGGTACGGTCCTGATTTTCACGGCAAACTGACATCAAACGGCGAGACCTACAATATGTACGATATGACGGCTGCACATAAGACTCTTCCTATGAACACCATTGTAAAAGTTACCAATAAGAAGAACGGCTTAAGCACCGTAGTTAGAATCAACGACAGGGGTCCCTTTATCGCAACTAGGATCATAGATCTCTCAAATACTGCGGCAAAAAAGATAGATATGATAAATGACGGAACTGCACCGGTTACCGTTGAAGTGTTAGGTTTTCACTCAAAAGGGCAGAGAAAAGTTCCGTTGCAAGAGCAGTTAAAAGATGCTCCTCAAGATCAGCAGTCAGATGGATTTGCTCTTCAGATAGCATCTTTTTCAAGATTCGAGGGTGCGCTTTTAACACAAAAAAAATATGATGATACGGACGGCTACAAGACCATCATAAAAGATATGCAGACGCAAAACGGCAGGATGTTCAAAGTGTGGCTAAAAGGCTTTAGAAGCGAGCAGGAAGCAAGAGACTATAAATCACTTGGCCATTTTAAAGATTCATTTATTGTTAGAGAGGACTAG
- the lptC gene encoding LPS export ABC transporter periplasmic protein LptC: protein MNINYFFIFFSLCLLMILFLFKPMEIKQHAYKEVPLFTISTFTMHELDKNGLVTLMNGSEASRFTNRYTVKDMDYTDNSKEYMANMKANSGVYKNEIVDLVGDILYVREDGLTFETQKALYNKKTAIATANGKFVLYRDANRVTGVKLKYNDSLERVEAKNVYAIYKLEERKR, encoded by the coding sequence ATGAATATAAACTACTTTTTTATATTTTTTTCACTCTGTCTATTAATGATCCTGTTTTTATTTAAGCCGATGGAGATAAAACAGCACGCATACAAAGAGGTGCCTCTCTTTACGATCTCTACTTTTACCATGCATGAACTTGATAAAAACGGGCTTGTAACGTTGATGAACGGAAGTGAAGCCTCAAGGTTTACAAACAGATATACGGTCAAAGATATGGACTATACTGACAACTCAAAAGAGTATATGGCAAATATGAAAGCAAACAGCGGAGTATATAAAAATGAGATAGTGGATCTGGTGGGAGATATTCTTTATGTTAGAGAGGACGGCTTAACCTTTGAGACGCAAAAAGCACTATACAATAAAAAAACAGCCATTGCAACCGCAAATGGTAAATTTGTGCTATATAGAGATGCTAACAGAGTAACTGGAGTGAAGTTAAAGTATAATGACTCCTTAGAGAGAGTAGAAGCAAAAAATGTATATGCAATATATAAATTAGAAGAGAGAAAAAGATGA
- a CDS encoding calcium/sodium antiporter: protein MDFIIFIAAMTALIYGADFVIKESERIALHFNISHYVIGATLIAFGTSLPEMAASMMASYAGKSDMAVANVVGSVIFNITLVLGVVFFISKKMVPKRDLFSLDSAWIVIPVVIFFIMIQDGEISRADGILYLLLMLSYLIFLFGSSKETLESDIDEELVKEKFNWGLTIALLLVGFVLTIGGANFVVESGTNIARSFGVSEWIIGLFLIALGTSLPELVVSLVAIKKGNAEMSIGNIIGSNVANFSMVLGSASLVSPLIVDLVATKFDLFIMAAASITLVFILANKLYNRAGAIFLLIILALFIQNAV, encoded by the coding sequence ATGGATTTTATAATCTTTATAGCTGCTATGACGGCTCTAATATACGGGGCTGACTTTGTAATAAAAGAGTCTGAAAGAATTGCTCTGCATTTTAATATATCACACTATGTCATCGGTGCTACACTTATAGCTTTTGGAACATCTCTTCCTGAGATGGCAGCTTCTATGATGGCATCTTATGCCGGTAAGAGCGATATGGCTGTGGCAAATGTGGTCGGCAGCGTTATATTTAATATAACGCTTGTACTTGGAGTGGTATTTTTTATATCCAAGAAAATGGTTCCAAAAAGAGACCTATTCTCTTTGGACAGCGCTTGGATAGTTATTCCTGTAGTGATCTTTTTTATTATGATACAAGATGGTGAGATAAGCAGAGCTGACGGCATCTTGTATCTGCTTTTGATGCTCTCCTATCTTATATTTTTGTTTGGAAGCTCAAAAGAGACTCTTGAGAGCGATATTGATGAAGAGCTTGTAAAAGAGAAGTTTAATTGGGGTCTGACTATCGCCCTTCTTTTAGTGGGTTTTGTTTTGACTATCGGAGGAGCAAACTTTGTTGTGGAGAGCGGAACAAATATAGCTAGATCTTTTGGTGTAAGCGAGTGGATCATAGGACTCTTCCTTATAGCTCTTGGAACGTCACTGCCTGAACTTGTCGTGTCTCTTGTTGCAATTAAAAAAGGCAATGCAGAGATGAGCATAGGAAACATTATCGGCTCCAACGTAGCCAATTTCTCTATGGTTCTTGGTTCTGCATCGCTTGTAAGTCCACTGATAGTTGATCTTGTTGCAACAAAGTTCGATCTGTTTATAATGGCAGCGGCTTCTATTACACTTGTGTTCATTTTGGCAAACAAGCTCTACAACAGAGCCGGAGCGATATTTTTACTGATAATACTTGCTCTGTTTATACAAAACGCAGTATAA
- a CDS encoding KdsC family phosphatase: MIKLIVLDVDGCLTNGDVIYTADGNEIKHFNVKDGLAISSWIKMGFHAAIITGRESKIVEKRANELGIKHLFQHIKDKEQKLKELIESLGLKSYEVAAIGDDLNDYKMLNYVGRSFTPKDGVKEIQELVDTVLSRKGGDAAVREMIDILVDENDTKDEFLSVWI, translated from the coding sequence GTGATAAAGCTGATAGTTTTAGATGTTGACGGCTGCTTGACGAACGGAGATGTTATATATACGGCTGATGGCAATGAGATCAAGCACTTTAACGTAAAAGATGGCTTGGCTATAAGCTCTTGGATAAAGATGGGCTTTCACGCTGCGATCATAACGGGCAGAGAGTCTAAAATTGTTGAGAAAAGAGCAAATGAGCTTGGTATAAAGCACCTTTTTCAGCATATTAAAGATAAAGAACAGAAGCTAAAAGAGCTCATAGAGAGTCTTGGACTCAAAAGCTACGAGGTAGCGGCAATTGGCGATGATCTAAACGACTACAAGATGCTTAATTACGTTGGCAGAAGCTTTACTCCAAAAGATGGCGTAAAAGAGATACAAGAGCTTGTTGATACAGTATTGTCACGTAAAGGCGGAGACGCTGCGGTTAGAGAGATGATAGATATTTTAGTAGATGAGAACGACACAAAAGATGAGTTTTTGTCCGTGTGGATTTAG
- a CDS encoding putative glycoside hydrolase, giving the protein MRDKNRNTVLRKLLLSFFMFEALLWGSFSGVVIDKTTSKPVANATINDSYISVKSDENGTFAIHSAEDKIFVKAYGYRPYTLSKETNSTVLALEPITVKALYLSFWRASNNSPRLKEILEIIEKTEINSIVVDVKSEYGSTSYKTSFEKANVYGAHNDRTNRDIEQFMKLMKSKNIYTIARIVTFKDELQASNNPEYAIKKSDGTLWRNHDEMAWVDPFDKRAHEYTVSIAEDAARVGFDEINFDYIRFPAKDGLSFSKESTQESRVEAISEFLKLAQNRLRKYGVFISVDTYGNICWEDYDMGIGQMIEPLSKYADYIAPMLYPSGFAKGSFGLENPSEHPHAVIYRSLKNIEDQIESKRLRPWLQSFKDYAHRKIEYNYFEINEQIRAAADTNTSGWMLWSPSSRYELSYFRAKERDVLTLDSIRENSEYID; this is encoded by the coding sequence ATGAGAGATAAGAATAGAAACACTGTTTTAAGAAAACTACTACTCTCTTTTTTTATGTTTGAGGCTCTTTTATGGGGCTCATTTAGTGGAGTAGTTATCGATAAGACAACATCTAAACCAGTAGCAAATGCGACAATAAACGACTCCTATATCAGTGTAAAAAGTGATGAGAACGGAACTTTTGCGATTCACAGCGCAGAAGATAAAATCTTTGTAAAAGCATACGGGTACAGACCATACACTCTCTCAAAAGAGACAAACAGCACTGTACTAGCACTTGAACCGATCACGGTAAAAGCACTCTATCTAAGCTTCTGGCGAGCAAGCAACAACTCTCCTAGACTCAAAGAGATCTTAGAGATTATAGAGAAAACAGAGATAAACTCTATCGTCGTAGATGTCAAGAGCGAGTATGGTTCGACCTCATATAAGACCTCTTTTGAAAAAGCAAACGTTTATGGCGCGCATAATGATAGAACAAACAGAGACATAGAGCAGTTTATGAAGCTGATGAAGTCTAAAAACATATACACTATTGCTAGGATAGTGACATTTAAAGATGAGCTTCAAGCTTCAAATAATCCTGAGTATGCCATCAAAAAGAGTGATGGAACTCTCTGGAGAAATCACGATGAGATGGCATGGGTCGATCCTTTTGATAAAAGAGCTCATGAGTATACGGTCTCAATTGCCGAAGATGCTGCTAGAGTAGGTTTTGATGAGATAAACTTTGACTATATCCGCTTTCCTGCAAAAGATGGGCTTAGTTTTTCAAAAGAGAGCACGCAAGAGAGTCGTGTTGAAGCAATTAGCGAATTTTTAAAACTGGCGCAAAACAGACTCAGAAAATATGGTGTTTTTATCTCCGTGGACACTTACGGAAATATCTGTTGGGAAGATTATGATATGGGTATAGGGCAGATGATAGAGCCGCTCTCCAAATATGCGGACTATATAGCTCCTATGCTCTACCCTTCGGGATTTGCAAAAGGCTCGTTCGGGCTTGAAAATCCATCAGAGCATCCGCATGCGGTTATCTACAGAAGCCTGAAAAACATAGAGGATCAAATAGAGTCAAAAAGGCTCAGACCTTGGTTGCAATCTTTTAAAGATTATGCTCACAGAAAAATTGAGTATAACTACTTTGAAATAAACGAGCAGATAAGAGCAGCAGCTGATACAAACACTAGCGGATGGATGTTGTGGTCACCTTCAAGCAGATATGAGCTTAGCTATTTTAGAGCCAAAGAGAGAGACGTTTTAACTCTTGATTCAATACGCGAGAATTCGGAGTATATAGACTAA